Proteins co-encoded in one Halorussus vallis genomic window:
- a CDS encoding AI-2E family transporter gives MVAGWDVDRSRIAWWLFGAVLGAAVLFVVYSFVGTFVFGVFIYYSTRPVYRRLRRRVGPPSVAAATALLVLALPVLLLMTYTGAIALQEFSKVAKHTDINGLQAAIQPYVDVSELAKSPEELIANPDPAVIRSIGESALQYLGLIGTGALHLFVMIAIAFYLLRDDHKLSRFFRRQFADDGGVVGAYARSVDRDFNSIFFGNILNALMTGTIGAAAYNTLNLVAPPGIAIPYPTLLGLLAGAASLIPIVGMKLVYVPVAAYLGVESTLGAPELLWFPALFAAVSFVVVDTIPDLVLRPYVSGRDLHVGLVMLAYIFGPLLFGWYGIFLGPMVLVLVVHFVRIVLPELVAGEPIRPWAVDPTYLFSDPQPVVDAPADAEDATTAPGGVDSAPDGGREVDGGGRDGGTGEDDGVPTEPPER, from the coding sequence ATGGTCGCCGGCTGGGACGTAGACCGCTCGCGCATCGCCTGGTGGCTCTTCGGCGCCGTTCTGGGAGCGGCGGTGCTGTTCGTCGTCTACTCGTTCGTCGGCACCTTCGTCTTCGGGGTCTTCATCTACTACTCGACCCGCCCGGTGTACCGGCGGTTGCGCCGCCGGGTCGGGCCGCCGAGCGTCGCGGCCGCCACGGCGCTGCTGGTGCTGGCGCTCCCGGTGTTGCTGTTGATGACCTACACCGGCGCCATCGCGCTCCAAGAGTTCAGCAAGGTCGCCAAGCACACCGACATCAACGGACTCCAGGCTGCGATTCAACCGTACGTCGACGTCTCGGAACTCGCCAAGAGCCCCGAGGAACTGATCGCCAACCCCGACCCGGCGGTGATTCGGAGCATCGGCGAGTCGGCGCTCCAGTACCTCGGTCTCATCGGGACCGGCGCGCTCCACCTGTTCGTGATGATCGCCATCGCGTTCTACCTCCTCCGGGACGACCACAAGCTCTCGCGGTTCTTCCGCCGGCAGTTCGCCGACGACGGCGGCGTCGTGGGCGCGTACGCCCGGTCGGTCGACCGCGACTTCAACAGCATCTTCTTCGGCAACATCCTGAACGCGCTGATGACGGGGACCATCGGCGCGGCCGCGTACAACACGCTCAACCTCGTCGCGCCGCCGGGAATCGCCATCCCGTATCCGACGCTCCTCGGCCTGCTCGCGGGCGCGGCCAGCCTCATCCCCATCGTCGGGATGAAACTGGTCTACGTCCCGGTCGCGGCGTATCTGGGCGTCGAATCCACGCTCGGCGCGCCGGAACTGCTGTGGTTCCCGGCGCTGTTCGCCGCCGTCTCGTTCGTCGTCGTGGACACGATTCCGGACCTCGTGTTGCGCCCCTACGTCTCGGGCCGGGACCTCCACGTCGGCCTCGTGATGCTGGCGTACATCTTCGGTCCGCTCCTGTTCGGCTGGTACGGCATCTTCCTCGGACCGATGGTGCTCGTGCTGGTCGTCCACTTCGTCCGCATCGTGCTGCCCGAACTCGTCGCGGGCGAACCCATCCGGCCGTGGGCGGTCGACCCGACGTACCTCTTCAGCGACCCGCAACCGGTCGTGGACGCGCCCGCGGACGCGGAGGACGCGACGACAGCGCCGGGCGGGGTCGACAGCGCCCCCGACGGCGGTCGGGAGGTCGACGGCGGCGGGAGAGACGGAGGGACGGGCGAGGACGACGGGGTGCCGACGGAGCCGCCGGAGCGCTAG
- a CDS encoding MgtC/SapB family protein: protein MQGIADSLAAAPLNHQVVRVALAGALGLFLGLEREWSHKPAGIRTFTLISLLGAIFTILDRDVMLLLGGLLVIVQGILLAVQGLTAEDEEEEGLALTTSVSMLVAFGVGALVMEGHTLVGVTVAVLSSLLLVLKRELHSLAWGMSRQELRSAVEFAILAFVIYPLLPNEKLAFGIEPRVVWLMVVTVAGIGIVNYAVVESYGGRGIAVTGFFGGLASSTAVVGTMLDHVRQRPEAASYGVAAILLADAAMAVRNLGIALAFTFGSDVPLLWGALLPLGAVILGSVAIAAYTADWSQNLDIDLESPFSLRNALGFGAIFLLVIAGGAFAQQQFGSAGFYVSSLLSGLVSSAGTTSSAVLLYRGGTIDQQTAVVGILLATASSIAVKAALTLSASNRQFSYRVAAWSVVLLAGSGIAAVLAAV, encoded by the coding sequence GTGCAGGGAATCGCCGACTCGTTGGCCGCCGCGCCGCTGAACCACCAGGTCGTTCGCGTCGCCCTAGCGGGTGCGCTGGGACTGTTCCTCGGTCTCGAGCGCGAGTGGTCGCACAAGCCCGCCGGCATCCGAACGTTCACGCTCATCAGCCTGCTCGGTGCGATATTCACCATCCTCGACCGGGACGTGATGCTGCTGCTCGGTGGCCTGCTGGTCATCGTCCAGGGCATCCTGCTGGCGGTCCAGGGGCTGACCGCCGAGGACGAGGAGGAGGAGGGCCTGGCGCTCACGACATCGGTGTCGATGCTCGTTGCGTTCGGCGTCGGCGCGCTCGTCATGGAGGGCCACACCCTCGTCGGCGTCACCGTGGCGGTGCTGTCGTCGCTGCTGCTCGTGTTGAAACGCGAGCTACACAGCCTCGCGTGGGGGATGTCGCGCCAGGAACTCCGGTCGGCCGTGGAGTTCGCCATCCTCGCGTTCGTCATCTACCCGCTGTTGCCGAACGAGAAGCTCGCGTTCGGCATCGAACCGCGGGTCGTCTGGCTGATGGTGGTGACCGTCGCCGGCATCGGCATCGTCAACTACGCGGTCGTCGAATCCTACGGCGGCCGGGGCATCGCGGTCACGGGCTTCTTCGGCGGCCTGGCGTCCTCGACGGCGGTGGTCGGGACGATGCTCGACCACGTCCGCCAGCGCCCGGAGGCCGCCTCCTACGGCGTGGCGGCCATCCTGTTGGCCGACGCCGCGATGGCAGTCCGGAACCTCGGCATCGCGCTGGCGTTTACGTTCGGTAGCGACGTCCCCCTCCTCTGGGGTGCGCTGCTCCCACTTGGCGCGGTCATCCTCGGGAGCGTCGCCATCGCGGCCTACACCGCCGACTGGTCCCAGAACCTCGACATCGACCTCGAAAGTCCGTTCTCGCTTCGGAACGCCCTGGGCTTCGGCGCCATCTTCCTGCTGGTCATCGCGGGCGGCGCCTTCGCCCAGCAGCAGTTCGGTTCGGCGGGCTTCTACGTAAGTTCGCTGCTGTCGGGGCTGGTTTCGAGCGCGGGCACGACCTCCTCTGCGGTCCTGCTCTACCGGGGCGGAACCATCGACCAGCAGACCGCGGTCGTCGGCATCCTGCTGGCGACCGCCTCCTCCATCGCGGTGAAGGCGGCGCTCACCCTGTCGGCGTCGAATCGTCAGTTCTCCTACCGGGTCGCCGCGTGGAGCGTCGTGCTGTTAGCCGGGTCGGGCATCGCCGCGGTGCTCGCGGCGGTGTGA
- a CDS encoding class-III pyridoxal-phosphate-dependent aminotransferase, whose amino-acid sequence MDRDTAEPTVEEMPGKRAREWSDYHHQFSAPSTYVYDFVWDYLEEAEGPFCKDVDGNVLLDFTSYVAAAPLGYNNPKIMDKLAEFDAVDPTKIAGQDFYAAGGWPPEDPEFPGPSQLMDRLTDLTDHYDMDTVFLCNSGAEAVENAIKICYASGGHRAFTFDGAFHGRTLGALSLNRSKRVHRQGYPEIGGVVSLPYPSTAEEYEDKWRTDGPGGNVLADKFDSSRGILDPEEVAYVILEPVQGEGGYRTPYDGFVDDLAEIREQYGVKVISDEIQAGLGRTGEMWGVDHLDLDPDVITAAKGLRVGATISRRDVFPEEKGRLSSTWGAGDVFASLQGALTIDAIEEYDLLDNAIERGRQMTELLEDADLPNVEDVRGRGLMLAVEFDTKERREAAMEAAKKRGLLTLGCGYKTLRLLPPLDVTEREIELGFSVFADAVEDVA is encoded by the coding sequence ATGGACAGGGACACCGCGGAACCCACCGTGGAGGAGATGCCGGGGAAACGAGCGCGAGAGTGGTCCGACTATCACCACCAGTTCTCCGCGCCGAGCACCTACGTCTACGACTTCGTCTGGGACTACCTCGAGGAGGCGGAGGGACCGTTCTGCAAGGACGTCGACGGCAACGTCCTCTTGGACTTCACCAGTTACGTCGCGGCCGCCCCGCTGGGGTACAACAACCCCAAGATTATGGACAAACTGGCCGAATTCGACGCGGTCGACCCGACCAAGATCGCGGGCCAGGACTTCTACGCCGCCGGGGGCTGGCCGCCCGAGGACCCCGAGTTCCCCGGTCCCAGCCAGTTGATGGACCGACTGACCGACCTCACCGACCATTACGACATGGACACCGTCTTCCTCTGTAACTCGGGCGCGGAGGCGGTCGAGAACGCCATCAAGATCTGCTACGCGAGCGGCGGCCACCGCGCGTTCACCTTCGACGGCGCGTTCCACGGCCGCACCCTCGGCGCGCTCTCGCTCAACCGCTCGAAGCGGGTCCACCGCCAGGGTTACCCCGAAATCGGCGGCGTCGTCTCGCTGCCGTACCCCTCGACCGCCGAGGAGTACGAGGACAAGTGGCGGACCGACGGGCCGGGCGGCAACGTGCTGGCCGACAAGTTCGACAGCAGTCGGGGCATCCTCGACCCCGAGGAGGTCGCCTACGTCATCCTCGAACCGGTCCAGGGCGAAGGTGGCTACCGAACGCCCTACGACGGGTTCGTCGACGACCTCGCCGAAATCCGCGAGCAGTACGGCGTGAAGGTCATCAGCGACGAGATTCAGGCCGGACTCGGCCGGACCGGCGAGATGTGGGGCGTCGACCACCTCGACCTCGACCCCGACGTCATCACCGCCGCGAAGGGCCTGCGCGTCGGTGCGACCATCTCGCGGCGGGACGTCTTCCCCGAGGAGAAGGGCCGACTTTCCTCGACGTGGGGCGCGGGCGACGTCTTCGCCTCGCTCCAGGGCGCGCTCACCATCGACGCCATCGAAGAGTACGACCTGCTCGACAACGCCATCGAGCGCGGCCGCCAGATGACCGAACTCCTGGAGGACGCCGACCTCCCGAACGTCGAGGACGTCCGGGGTCGCGGCCTGATGCTCGCCGTGGAGTTCGACACCAAGGAACGCCGCGAGGCCGCGATGGAGGCCGCCAAGAAGCGCGGCCTGCTCACCCTCGGCTGCGGCTACAAGACGCTGCGCCTGCTCCCGCCGCTCGACGTGACCGAGCGCGAGATCGAGCTCGGCTTCTCGGTGTTCGCCGACGCCGTGGAAGACGTGGCGTAA
- a CDS encoding GNAT family N-acetyltransferase, translating into MPGARVARGERVSLRTVESEDDSFVQRALANPDVRYPMGNPVMSRAELERHREESDDDRFLVCLEADDVGPGRPAEEDVTRIGQVNVDDADYKRPELGYWLVPDVHGEGYGAEAVSLAVDYAFREYDTPAVGAEAYDFNDASRGLLESLGFVEEGRRRKYMFVDGEHRDMVQYGLLREEWRERD; encoded by the coding sequence ATGCCAGGAGCACGTGTCGCGCGCGGCGAGCGAGTCTCGCTCCGGACGGTCGAGAGCGAGGACGACTCGTTCGTCCAGCGCGCGCTGGCGAACCCCGACGTTCGCTACCCGATGGGCAACCCGGTGATGAGCCGAGCAGAACTGGAGCGCCACCGCGAGGAGTCGGACGACGACCGGTTCCTCGTCTGCCTCGAAGCCGACGACGTCGGTCCCGGCCGACCCGCCGAGGAGGACGTGACTCGAATCGGCCAGGTGAACGTCGACGACGCCGACTACAAACGTCCCGAACTCGGCTACTGGCTCGTTCCGGACGTTCACGGCGAGGGCTACGGCGCAGAGGCCGTCTCGCTCGCGGTCGACTACGCCTTCCGGGAGTACGACACTCCCGCCGTGGGCGCGGAGGCGTACGACTTCAACGACGCGTCGCGCGGTCTGCTGGAGTCGCTCGGATTCGTCGAGGAGGGCCGGCGGCGCAAGTACATGTTCGTCGACGGCGAACACCGCGACATGGTCCAGTACGGACTTCTCCGCGAGGAGTGGCGCGAAAGAGATTGA
- a CDS encoding alanine--tRNA ligase-related protein yields the protein MSQLAAREPEVRSFEATVADIDGRAVTLDESYFYAESGGQPADRGNLGGVAVEHVEKGDDGEVVHHLAADPDFEAGETVRAQIDDDFRTYTMRAHTASHVLYGAGRKLLDDLGYGGFGIDERKVRVDFTTTTDIDDETLVELERLVNRAVWDSLDVTWEDVSEQEAREREEVAFNTKTEEGVMSESDAVRVVTVDDWDWAACGGTHVSNTSEIGPVTVLDRSNPGEGMTRVEFAVGPAAIRRRAADARAAREAARTLDVGVADLPEAADRVSADVEELQSDLADAKEEVLAARLADLGDDPVERDGGEWLVGTVLGFGPNEVADRARELAGDAADAVVLAGEDGATFVVAATSGTPEAGEVVDEVTDAFGGGGGGSPTFAQGGGLNAAPEEVVAFLRE from the coding sequence ATGAGTCAACTCGCGGCACGCGAACCCGAGGTGCGGAGCTTCGAGGCGACCGTCGCCGACATCGACGGCCGCGCGGTCACCCTGGACGAGTCGTACTTCTACGCCGAGAGCGGCGGGCAACCCGCCGACCGCGGCAACCTCGGCGGCGTGGCGGTCGAGCACGTCGAGAAGGGCGACGACGGCGAGGTCGTCCACCACCTCGCCGCCGACCCCGACTTCGAGGCGGGCGAGACGGTCCGGGCGCAAATCGACGACGACTTCCGAACTTACACGATGCGGGCCCACACCGCCAGCCACGTCCTCTACGGAGCGGGGCGGAAGCTCCTGGACGACCTCGGCTACGGCGGGTTCGGCATCGACGAGCGGAAGGTCCGGGTCGACTTCACCACCACGACCGACATCGACGACGAGACGCTCGTGGAACTCGAACGCCTCGTCAACCGGGCGGTCTGGGACTCGCTGGACGTGACCTGGGAGGACGTTTCCGAGCAGGAAGCCCGCGAGCGCGAGGAGGTCGCGTTCAACACCAAGACCGAGGAGGGCGTGATGAGCGAGTCCGACGCGGTCCGAGTCGTCACCGTCGACGACTGGGACTGGGCGGCCTGCGGGGGAACTCATGTCTCGAACACCAGCGAAATCGGCCCCGTGACGGTTCTGGACCGCTCGAACCCCGGCGAGGGGATGACCCGCGTCGAGTTCGCGGTCGGCCCGGCGGCCATCCGTCGGCGGGCCGCCGACGCCAGAGCCGCCCGCGAGGCTGCCAGAACGCTCGACGTGGGCGTGGCCGACCTTCCCGAGGCCGCCGACCGCGTCAGCGCCGACGTCGAGGAACTCCAGTCGGACCTCGCCGACGCCAAGGAGGAGGTGCTCGCGGCCCGCCTCGCCGACCTGGGCGACGACCCCGTCGAACGCGACGGCGGCGAGTGGTTGGTCGGAACCGTCTTGGGGTTCGGGCCGAACGAGGTCGCCGACCGCGCCAGAGAACTCGCTGGCGACGCGGCCGACGCGGTGGTGCTGGCCGGCGAGGACGGTGCGACCTTCGTGGTCGCCGCTACGTCTGGGACGCCCGAGGCGGGCGAGGTCGTCGACGAGGTGACCGACGCCTTCGGCGGTGGCGGCGGCGGGTCCCCGACGTTCGCCCAAGGTGGGGGCCTGAACGCCGCGCCGGAGGAGGTCGTGGCTTTCTTGCGAGAGTAG
- a CDS encoding acyl-CoA dehydrogenase family protein, translated as MNLSDEQRAIRDVVREFAVNEIRPTAEDADREQSFPEEVWDGLAELDMTSLTVPEEYGGLDVDRLTYSIVNEEVAYGMLSVATAMSVHSLATSCIAEFGDDDQKERWLPDMAEGRPVGAFALSEPQAGSNPAEMTTEARREGDEYVINGKKQWITNGQRAGVVVLFAKTDREDPRSITQFVVPKDVDGLEVGKKEAKLGLRASDTTSLIFDDVRIPVENRLTEEGKGLSAAFHILTGGRIGIASQSVGLAQSALDEALAYAQDREQFDKPISEIQTIRHKLADMQTQTQAARLLTRDAARKDDEGGDVELAASTAKYFASEAAVDVTNEAVQIHGGYGYTTDFDVERMYRDSKITTIYEGTSEIQKKVIARNLLE; from the coding sequence ATGAACCTCTCCGACGAGCAGCGAGCCATTCGGGACGTGGTCCGGGAGTTCGCCGTCAACGAGATTCGGCCGACCGCCGAGGACGCCGACCGCGAGCAGTCGTTCCCCGAGGAGGTGTGGGACGGCCTCGCCGAACTCGACATGACCAGCCTCACGGTGCCCGAGGAGTACGGCGGCCTCGACGTCGACCGACTGACTTACAGCATCGTCAACGAGGAGGTCGCCTACGGGATGCTCTCCGTGGCGACCGCGATGTCGGTCCACTCGCTGGCGACCTCCTGCATCGCGGAGTTCGGCGACGACGACCAGAAGGAGCGCTGGCTCCCCGACATGGCCGAGGGTCGGCCGGTCGGCGCGTTCGCGCTCTCGGAACCCCAGGCCGGGTCGAACCCCGCCGAGATGACCACCGAGGCCCGCCGGGAGGGCGACGAGTACGTGATAAACGGCAAGAAGCAGTGGATCACCAACGGCCAGCGCGCCGGCGTCGTGGTGCTGTTCGCCAAGACCGACCGCGAGGACCCCCGCTCCATCACCCAGTTCGTCGTCCCGAAGGACGTCGATGGATTGGAGGTCGGCAAGAAGGAGGCCAAACTCGGCCTGCGCGCGAGCGACACTACCTCGCTCATCTTCGACGACGTGCGCATCCCCGTCGAGAACCGCCTCACCGAGGAGGGCAAGGGACTTTCGGCGGCGTTCCACATCCTGACCGGCGGGCGCATCGGCATCGCCTCCCAGTCGGTGGGCCTCGCCCAGTCGGCGCTCGACGAGGCCCTGGCGTACGCCCAGGACCGCGAGCAGTTCGACAAGCCCATCTCGGAGATCCAGACCATCCGGCACAAACTCGCCGACATGCAGACCCAGACCCAGGCCGCCCGCCTGCTGACCCGCGACGCCGCTCGGAAGGACGACGAGGGCGGTGACGTCGAACTCGCCGCGAGCACCGCGAAGTACTTCGCCAGCGAGGCCGCGGTCGACGTGACCAACGAGGCGGTCCAGATCCACGGCGGCTACGGCTACACCACCGACTTCGACGTCGAGCGGATGTACCGCGACTCGAAGATCACCACCATCTACGAGGGGACCAGCGAGATACAGAAGAAGGTCATCGCGCGGAACCTGTTGGAGTAG
- a CDS encoding HAD family hydrolase: protein MVYDLDGTVVRLAVDWNDVERRLAALLDEEGVDAGPLDAWELLSAAEEAGVGDEADELIAAAERDGARASERLPLADELLAREVPVGVCSLNHEDAVHIALQEHGLTGAVDSVVGRGTVPERKPHPRALLAAVEELGVDPQDVLFVGDSASDEETADRAGTRFEWV from the coding sequence GTGGTGTACGACCTCGACGGGACCGTGGTCCGCCTCGCGGTCGACTGGAACGACGTCGAGCGTAGACTGGCCGCGCTGCTTGACGAGGAGGGCGTGGACGCCGGCCCGCTGGACGCGTGGGAGTTGCTGAGTGCCGCCGAGGAGGCCGGCGTCGGCGACGAGGCCGACGAACTCATCGCCGCCGCGGAGCGGGACGGCGCGCGGGCCTCCGAGCGCCTCCCGTTGGCCGACGAACTGCTCGCCCGCGAGGTGCCGGTCGGCGTCTGCTCGCTCAACCACGAGGACGCGGTCCACATCGCGCTCCAAGAACACGGCCTCACCGGCGCGGTCGACAGCGTCGTCGGCCGGGGAACCGTCCCCGAGCGGAAACCCCACCCGCGGGCGCTACTGGCGGCGGTCGAGGAACTCGGCGTCGACCCCCAGGACGTGCTCTTCGTCGGCGATTCGGCGAGTGACGAGGAGACGGCCGACCGGGCGGGAACGCGGTTCGAGTGGGTCTGA
- a CDS encoding DUF5822 domain-containing protein yields MPQPVETHDPEGVDYGWVMQVTFVVTILVGAPVVAAIAWATGVPLPTWESRVSFAVRVGALVWFVVAVSVFLYARRHQAE; encoded by the coding sequence GTGCCACAGCCGGTCGAGACGCACGACCCCGAGGGCGTCGACTACGGGTGGGTGATGCAGGTCACGTTCGTCGTCACCATCCTCGTCGGCGCGCCCGTCGTCGCCGCGATAGCGTGGGCCACGGGCGTCCCGCTCCCGACCTGGGAGTCGCGGGTTTCGTTCGCGGTGCGGGTCGGCGCGCTCGTCTGGTTCGTCGTCGCCGTCTCGGTGTTCCTCTACGCGCGTCGCCACCAGGCGGAGTAG
- the panB gene encoding 3-methyl-2-oxobutanoate hydroxymethyltransferase, protein MATTVQDLAEMAGEERITMLTAYDAPTAEIVDEAGVDVILVGDSMGNAVLGYDSTLPVTVEEMRSRTAAVARATDDALVVADMPFLSYGADPDEAVENCGKMLKEAEANAIKLESGPHTVDLTDRLVDIGVPVIAHLGLTPQRYNQLGGYFRQGTDEESASEMLELAKAHEEAGAFALVLEHVPSNVAAQITDAIDIPTIGIGAGPDTDGQVLVLNDVFGLSDRSPYFSEQFGDVRAEMERAVSGYLEAVEDGEFPAEEHSYSEDEIDDIY, encoded by the coding sequence ATGGCAACGACTGTCCAGGACCTCGCGGAGATGGCCGGCGAGGAGCGCATCACGATGCTGACCGCCTACGACGCGCCGACGGCCGAAATCGTCGACGAGGCGGGCGTGGACGTCATTCTGGTCGGCGACAGCATGGGCAACGCCGTGCTGGGCTACGACTCGACGCTCCCGGTGACGGTCGAGGAGATGCGGAGCCGGACCGCGGCGGTCGCCCGCGCGACCGACGACGCGCTGGTCGTCGCCGACATGCCCTTCCTGAGTTACGGTGCCGACCCGGACGAGGCCGTCGAGAACTGCGGGAAGATGCTGAAGGAGGCCGAGGCGAACGCCATCAAACTGGAGAGCGGGCCCCACACCGTCGACCTCACCGACCGTCTGGTCGACATCGGCGTGCCGGTGATAGCCCACCTCGGACTCACGCCCCAGCGGTACAACCAACTCGGCGGCTACTTCCGGCAGGGCACCGACGAAGAGAGCGCGAGCGAGATGCTCGAGCTCGCGAAAGCCCACGAGGAAGCCGGGGCGTTCGCGCTCGTGCTCGAACACGTCCCCTCGAACGTCGCCGCCCAGATCACCGACGCCATCGACATCCCGACCATCGGCATCGGCGCGGGGCCGGACACCGACGGTCAGGTGCTCGTGCTCAACGACGTGTTCGGGCTGAGCGACCGGAGCCCGTACTTCTCCGAGCAGTTCGGCGACGTGAGAGCCGAGATGGAACGAGCCGTTTCGGGATACCTGGAGGCGGTCGAGGACGGCGAATTCCCGGCCGAGGAACACAGCTACAGCGAAGACGAGATAGACGACATCTACTGA